The genomic region ATAGGTGAAATTCTGGCGATTGCTTTCCCGTGCCGCGTAACAATCAGTTCGCCGGCATCCTCTAAAAGATGATCTAATTTCCCCAAAGATGATCGCATCTCTCTAATACTTAGCTGTTGCATGCAAAGTCCTCCCGTTAAAGCTTGGGAGACCGTCCGAAAATGCCTCGACCTGAGAAAAAACTTCTATTCTCGGACAGCCTCCTGGACACATATATATTTACAATGTAGCACATTTTAATAATTGTGTCTAACTTTTTCATCTTTTCATCTTTTCATTATTCAATTTGCTATATCGTCTATCGTTTTTCTTGGCGCTCTTGGCGTCTTGAGTGAGTGAAGCGAACGGGCGCGAGACAAAAAAATTACGCTGAATAATTGCAAATTTTTCTTGTTTCTCCCAGAAACACGGGGTCACAGAGGGCAAATGACTGGGGTTCTCTGTGACTTTGTGCCACTGTGAGAGTATTTTGTA from Pseudomonadota bacterium harbors:
- a CDS encoding prevent-host-death protein, with the protein product MQQLSIREMRSSLGKLDHLLEDAGELIVTRHGKAIARISPISPPKKRPSHSDLRRSMPYLNTASETLIRRDRDEG